The Microbispora sp. ZYX-F-249 nucleotide sequence CGAGGCCCGCCGCCACGGCGAGGTGCCGGCTCCACAGGTCCCGTTCGCCGGCGAGGAACAGCACCAGGAGCAGCGCAGCGGCCAGGACGACCGCGCCTGCCACGTCCACATGGGCGGAGCGGCCTTCGGGGGCTTCGGGCATGGATCGCCACGCGGTCAGGAGGGCGGCGGCGGTGACGACCAGGCCGAGGCCGTAGGCGGCCCGGACCCCGCCGAACTCGGCGAGCAGTGCGGCCAGCGGGTAGCCGACGCCGGCCCCGATGATCGAGACCACCGAGATCAGGGCGATCACGGCCGCGCTGCGCTCCTCGGGGAGGTGGTCCCGGGCCACGCCCATCATCAGCGCCGTCAGCCCGAGCCCGACGCCCTGGGCCGCCCTGCCGGCCAGCAGCCACGCGAACGGCAGCGGCAGCACGGTGAGCGCGCTGCCGGCGACGACGACCGCCAGCGTGGCGAGGATCGCGGCCCGCCGGTGCGGGCCGGCTCCGAGCCGGCCCAGGACCGGCGTGGCGACGGCGCCGCTGAGCAGCGCGACGGTCAGCGTCCACTGCGCGCTGCCGAGCGAGACGTGGAACGAGGTCGCCACGCTGGTGATGAGCGGCGTCCCGAGGCTGGCGACCGCCGCCACGACCAGAGCGATGAACATCAGGGCGGGGACCAGCAGCCGCGCCTCGGAACGCGCCGCCGGGAAGGCATTCGCCGCGACCCCGTCGACCGGCTGCCCGGTCACTGCCTCGGCCCTTCGCGGTCCTGGCTTTCGAGCTCTTCCAGACGCCTCAGCGCCGGAAGGGCCGCCACCAGCGCCTCGACCTCGTCGCCGGTGAGCTCGCCGATCAACCGCTCGAACGCGTGGACGCCCGCCTGGCGCCGCGCCCGGACATAGGAGGCGCCGGCCTCGGTCAGGCACACCAGCGTGACCCGCTTGTCGGACGCGTCGCCCCGCCGCTCGACCAGGCCGGACTCCTCCATCACCCGGACCAGGGCGGTCATCGCGGGCTGGGTGACGCCCTCGACCGCGGCCAGATCGGTGACGCGCCGCGGGCCGGCCCGGTCCAGGGTGGCCAGGGTGGCGGCGGACGTCAGGCTCATGTCCCGGGGCAGGCGTCTCACGGCCCTGGTGGCCAGGCCGTAGAGGGCTGCCCCGATGGCGGCGGACGCGTCAGGAGCGGGGTCTTGACGGCTCACGCCCGAAGCATAACAGTTTTATATTCATAACTTATGGAAATGGTCGGCCAGCCGGTTCAGCTTTCCCCGCAGCGGCTCCAGCTTGCCCCGCACCGCGACCGGCAGGCCGAGCATTTCGCCGACGGCCCGGACCCTGACCGGCCCGGCCGCCTCCCGCACGATGGCCACCAGCCGCTGACAGTCCTGCGGCAGCGCGTCGGGGTCGGCGCCGCCCGGGCTGCGAACCCGTCACAGCACTCAGTGACCTCGTTCCCGGCCGAGGAAGCACGACAGGAGTCGCGTGAAGTCGTGCGGGTGCTCGAGCTGCGGCACGTGCCCGCATCGGCCGAGCACGTGCAGACGGACATCGGCCAGGTGTTCGAGCAGGGGTAGGGCAGCCGTCCCGAGCGGGGTGACCCGGTCCTCGGCACCGTGGACGAGCAGCACGGGCGCGCGGATCCCTGCCAGCGTTTGCGCCGAGAGGGTGAGATCGTCGGCCCAACGCGCCCTGGGTGGAGGGAACAACGACGCGTATGCCGCCGCCCCCGCTCGCATCGCGTCCGCACGTGCGGCGACGGCCGACTCGGTCACGAGCGCTTGGTCGAAGACGAGGCGGCTCAACATGTCTCGTGCCCCGAGCGGGCCGGCGGGGGCGGCCCAGACCGCGTCGAGCTCGGCGGACAGGGGCGCCCCGGGGGCGCCCA carries:
- a CDS encoding MarR family winged helix-turn-helix transcriptional regulator yields the protein MSRQDPAPDASAAIGAALYGLATRAVRRLPRDMSLTSAATLATLDRAGPRRVTDLAAVEGVTQPAMTALVRVMEESGLVERRGDASDKRVTLVCLTEAGASYVRARRQAGVHAFERLIGELTGDEVEALVAALPALRRLEELESQDREGPRQ
- a CDS encoding MFS transporter, whose translation is MTGQPVDGVAANAFPAARSEARLLVPALMFIALVVAAVASLGTPLITSVATSFHVSLGSAQWTLTVALLSGAVATPVLGRLGAGPHRRAAILATLAVVVAGSALTVLPLPFAWLLAGRAAQGVGLGLTALMMGVARDHLPEERSAAVIALISVVSIIGAGVGYPLAALLAEFGGVRAAYGLGLVVTAAALLTAWRSMPEAPEGRSAHVDVAGAVVLAAALLLVLFLAGERDLWSRHLAVAAGLAVVAVVLLCVWAVIELRSTTPLVDVRAVRHPAVAGANLAMLVGGIGMYLLLTLITRYAQTPHDAGYGFGLTTFVAGLVLIPFSVLGFVAGKLTPRVRTRIADPLLLAGSAVVVGGGFALFAAARSNLAELFAGMGVLGFGVGGFSAAMPGVILAVTPKSETSSAMSFNYVVRSVGYSLGSAVGGLILAAGTGPGHLFPDDGAYTTAALVGMGAMATTTLTSLALARRRPSETNP
- a CDS encoding alpha/beta fold hydrolase; the encoded protein is GTSWRLVAPDQAGFGRTPIPPGSRGGLRLWTEQAAGLMDALGAEHYAVVGHSMGGAVALALAAARPEQVTHVVAVSTMGAPGAPLSAELDAVWAAPAGPLGARDMLSRLVFDQALVTESAVAARADAMRAGAAAYASLFPPPRARWADDLTLSAQTLAGIRAPVLLVHGAEDRVTPLGTAALPLLEHLADVRLHVLGRCGHVPQLEHPHDFTRLLSCFLGRERGH